The window CGTATTGAAAAATCCGAATATCACACAGGAAGAAATCGGTGAAATATTGGACATCAAGCAAAATTCGGTAAGCGGGAGATGGAACAGATCTAATATTGATGAAGTCCTGAAAATTGAGAAAGTGTTTCGTGAAAAACTTCAAAAACTAATCCAATGATCATTCTTATCAAACTTATACTCGCTCATTTGATTGGTGATTTTGTCCTGCAACCCAGATCATGGGTCAAAGAAAAGGAGAAAAAGAAGGCGAAATCCTTCAAATTATATCTACACTTTTTAATTCATGGATTACTGATCCTCTTGGTGCTTTGGAATCTTCAATATTGGTTTTTAGCCTTAAGCGTGATGCTCATTCATGGGCTTATCGATATGGCTAAACTGTATTTTCAGAAAAAGAACAACAAGACAAGTTGGTTTGTTATCGATCAGGGTTTGCATCTGATCAGCATTTTTATAGTTTGGTTAATTTGGACGAATAAAAATTTGGAAATAAGCTTGTGGTTAGAGAGTACCTCACTCTGGATTTATATTACTGCATTGTTATTCTTAACTTCTGTAACAGGAATACTCATTCAAGTGCTCCTAACAAAATGGTCCAAATCAATCAATGAAGGCGAAAATCAATCTTTGGACAACGCAGGTAAATACATCGGGATTCTAGAAAGACTCTTTGTTTTTACATTTGTGATATTGGGGAGATGGGAAGCTATAGGGTTTTTATTAGCTGCAAAATCTGTTTTCAGATTTGGTGATCTCAAAGAATCCAAAGACAGAAAACTAACAGAATATATTCTCATCGGCACCTTACTCAGTTTTGGAATTGCGATAATGATTGGTATTGTCGTCTTAGGAATAAGCTAATCAATCCAACAAAAGAATAGTGTTTAGAACAATCTAAGACAACTTTCTTCAATCTCTTAAGATTTATTGAAACCATAATCCTATTTCCTGATTAATAAGATGAAGGAACTTATATTTACAGCGTATATAAATCAGAGATTTTTAAGTGAAACAGGAATTTGCAATCGTTGATATTGAAACTACCGGTGGAAATCCAGGGGATGGTGGTGGAATCACAGAGGTAGCCATTGTCATTCATGATGGAAACAAAATCATCGACAGTTACCAAACGCTTATCAATCCTGAGCGATTTATTCCTGGATTTATCACCGGTTTGACCGGCATTGACAGTAATATGGTTGCTGATGCGCCCACCTTCTTTGAAGTTGCTGAAGAGATTTTTAGAATCTTGGAAAATCGAGTTTTTATCGCCCATAACGTAAATTTCGATTATACTTTTATCCAAAAAGCATTAGAAAAAGCAAATATCAATTACAAAGCTCCAAAACTCTGCACAGTCAAACTCAGCAGAAAGGTTTTTCCAGGTTATAAATCATACAGTTTGGGGAGAATTTGTGAACACTTGGATATTCCTATTTCAGCAAGGCATCGAGCGTTTGGTGATGCAGAAGCTACAGCCATCCTTTTCGGAAAAATCTACCAAAAGGATCCAGCTTCCGTACAAGGAATGCTTAAGAAAAACAATGGAGAGGCCTTCCTACCACCTAATATTGCGAAGGATAAATTTACCGAATTACCAGAAGCAACTGGAGTCTATTTTTTTCATGATGCCCATGGTCAGGTAATCTATGTTGGCAAGGCATTGAATATCAAAAGTAGATTTAAAGGACATTTTTCGGGTGATTCAAAAAGCAAGGCCAAACTCAATCTCAAAAATGAAATTCATGATGTAAGTTGGGAATTAACAGGAAGTGAGTTTTTAGCTTATTTGATTGAATTACACGAAATCAAGAGACTTTGGCCAAAATACAATAAGTCCCAAAAGTTCGTCAGCACCACTTGGGGAATCGTGCAGTATGAAGATAATTCAGGTTTTATAAGATTTCAGGTTTCCAAAGTAAAGCCAAGTCAACTTTGTGTAAGGCAGTTTGAGAGTCATGGCGATGCATGGAAATTTATGCTTGAAGCGGTCGAGAAATATGAGCTTTGTCCAAAACTCTGCGGAATTCAAAAATCCAATGATGGCTGTTATGACTATGCTACCAAACAGTGTAAAGGTGCCTGCAGTGGTCAGGAAAAGGCTGAGCAGTATAACCTTCGGGTTTTTGACTTTTTGAATAAGTTATCAGGAGAAGATGGTACTCTTATTATTAAAGAAAAAGGTCGAAATACCTCAGAAGAAACCGCATTACTTTTTGAAAAAGGGATGTTTATCGGTTACAGTTTTATTAACAAAGAGGACGAACTCGGTGGTCCAGAAACACTTTTAGAACAAATTCCAAAAATCAAACCTTACCAAGAAAGTAAATATATTCTCAGAAGTTTTCTTCCTAAATTAAATTTCAAAAATATTGTTTTGGTGAAATAAGTTATTGGTTATTGGTCGAATAGTTATCAGTGGATGAACTCATTATAAGAATTGACTTAGGGTCTTGTGAGAAGCTGGTTAATAAAATGCCCCCAAAAAGCTTTTCTGCATTTTGGGGACATTTTATTTAATCATTATAGATAATCCTACTTTCGAATCTTAGAGAAATTGTAATCAATTCATTACATTCATCAGCGGTCGATGGACCGTTAGCCAAGGGCAAAATTAATTCTTTTTCTCTGGTCTAAAATATCTGATTGGCGCTTTTGGTTCTGGTTTGAGCTCCACTCCTTCAGTTTCCAAAAGTTTTAAAGCTTCTTGGACTGCTCTTTCCAATTGAGGATCACGACCTTCAATCACATCTTTAGGAGTTTGCTCAACATGAATATCGGGTTTGACACCTACTCCCTCTACAGCCCATTCACCATTAACATCGAAGAATCCTCCTCTAGGTGCTACCATTCTACCTCCATCTATAAAAGGAGGCGTATCCCAGGTTCCTACTAAACCTCCCCAAGTCTGCGTACCAATCATAGGCCCAATCTCCATTTTGTTGAAAAGATAAGGAAGCAAATCACCACCTGATCCAGCTCTTTCATTGATCAGCATAACTTTTGGGCCCCAAATACCCGCCATTGGTGTAGTAAATGGCTTTCTGTCATTAGCACGGCTATTGAAATAACCATGAAGATCCCGAGCCATGATATCTACAATGTAGTCAGCGGCTGAACCTCCACCATTATTTCTTTCATCGATCACAGCTCCTTTTTTATCCTGCTGAGCAAAATAGTAACGATTGAATGATGTATATCCTGGTTGACCTGTATTTGGAACATAGACATAGGCCAACTTCCCATCAGAAAGTTCATTTACTTTTCTTCTGTTACCTTCTACCCAGTCAATATTTCTTAACCCATTTTCATTGGCAATAGGAACAACCGTAATCATCTTTGCTCCATTCTGAGATGGGTTTGAATTTACTTTCAATTTCACTTGCTTATTGGCCAAGCCTTCAAAATAACTGTAGAAGTTAACTTCCGGATTTATAACTTTTCCATTTACCTCAAGAATATAATCTCCCTCTTTAACTTGAATACCAGGTTGTGCCAAAGGTGCAGTCAAGTTTGGGTTCCAACTCTCTCCAGTATAGATTTTTTTGATTCTTACTTTTCCTTGCGTCAATTCATAATCAGCTCCCAAAAGGCCAATTGGTGTGGAAGTTACATTTGGAAAATCACCACCAGAAGTATAACTGTGCCCAACAGCAACTTCACCACCCAAAATATCCACAATATAATTCATGT is drawn from Belliella baltica DSM 15883 and contains these coding sequences:
- a CDS encoding DUF3307 domain-containing protein; this encodes MIILIKLILAHLIGDFVLQPRSWVKEKEKKKAKSFKLYLHFLIHGLLILLVLWNLQYWFLALSVMLIHGLIDMAKLYFQKKNNKTSWFVIDQGLHLISIFIVWLIWTNKNLEISLWLESTSLWIYITALLFLTSVTGILIQVLLTKWSKSINEGENQSLDNAGKYIGILERLFVFTFVILGRWEAIGFLLAAKSVFRFGDLKESKDRKLTEYILIGTLLSFGIAIMIGIVVLGIS
- a CDS encoding exonuclease domain-containing protein; translation: MKQEFAIVDIETTGGNPGDGGGITEVAIVIHDGNKIIDSYQTLINPERFIPGFITGLTGIDSNMVADAPTFFEVAEEIFRILENRVFIAHNVNFDYTFIQKALEKANINYKAPKLCTVKLSRKVFPGYKSYSLGRICEHLDIPISARHRAFGDAEATAILFGKIYQKDPASVQGMLKKNNGEAFLPPNIAKDKFTELPEATGVYFFHDAHGQVIYVGKALNIKSRFKGHFSGDSKSKAKLNLKNEIHDVSWELTGSEFLAYLIELHEIKRLWPKYNKSQKFVSTTWGIVQYEDNSGFIRFQVSKVKPSQLCVRQFESHGDAWKFMLEAVEKYELCPKLCGIQKSNDGCYDYATKQCKGACSGQEKAEQYNLRVFDFLNKLSGEDGTLIIKEKGRNTSEETALLFEKGMFIGYSFINKEDELGGPETLLEQIPKIKPYQESKYILRSFLPKLNFKNIVLVK